From Campylobacter pinnipediorum subsp. caledonicus:
AAGTAATGCATGGGCATTTTCTAAAGAAAAGATGAATTTAAAAGATGAATATGTCGGTTCAAACGATGAATATGTCGGCATAGGAAGTGGTGCTTTTAGCTTTTTAAATGGCGAGCTTGTAATTAATGCATTTAATTTGTTTGATTATGGAAGAAAAGTTAAAAATGGAGATAGTGCTATTATAGCAAAGTGTGGATTTGATAAAAAAGAGACATTAAAATATAGACTTTTGATAAAACTTTTTGATGGTATGCTTGATGTAAAATCTTATAACACACAAAATAATGCAAATTTATATAAAGATTTGGCATTTGAGGTTAATATGTTAAAGCTTATAGGTGCTATACGAGAAGAAAACGGAGTTATTTATCCTAGTGATTTTGGAAGATATATATGTCTTACTCTTATGCGTGATTTTTATGCTGGGATGGATAGGGTTCGTGCTATTTTTAAAGATGATGCAAAGATTAAAAGCTCAAAAATGCTTAGAATTATGAGCAAAGAGCATGATGTTGTAAATCAAGATAGTTAAAAGTTTTATTTAATTTATTTATTGTTTTATTTGTATAAAATTTATTTTTCTATTGACTTATTTCTTATTTTATTGTAAGATGTTGTCTTTAAAATTTTGGCGACATGGCCAAGCGGTAAGGCATGAGCCTGCAAAGCTTTGATCCCCGGTTCGAATCCGGGTGTCGCCTCCATAAAATTTTAAAAGGTTTTTATATGAAAAATGCTTTATTTATATTTTTTGTTTCTTTGTTTTTTGTAGCATGTTCTAGCACATGGAATGGTGTTAAAGATGATGCCAAAGGTGCTAAAGAGTGGACAAAAGAGAAGGTAAATAAAGGCGCAACATATATTAAAGAAAAAACTGAATAAATTAGGAAAATTTAAGATTTTTCTGGTATAATTCAACTTCTTTATTAGTCGGGAGATGGCTGAGCGGTCGAAAGCGGCGGTCTTGAAAACCGTTGAGGGTAACACCTCCTGGGGTTCGAATCCCTATCTCCCGGCCATTTTAATTTACTTTTGTCTTATATTTATTATCTATCAATACCTTATCTTTCTAATTAAATTATCTTTTGGTAAAATATTTGAAATTTGTATAATTTTTACTAAAAAGGACTTAAATGAAAAAAATTGTTTTATCTAGTTTGGTTCTTGTTGGCTTATTACAAGCTCAGATGATTGAAGTTTATAAATCTCCTAGTTGTGGATGTTGTTCTAATTGGGAAAAAAATATGAATCAAAATGGTTTTGAAACTAAAGAGATAAAAACAGATGAAATAATATCTATAAAATCTAAATACAAAGTTCCATTAGAACTATCATCTTGCCACACAGCTGTTGTTGATGGTTATGTTGTTGAGGGACATGTTCCTGCCGATGAGATAAAATCTCTTTTAGCAAAAAAACCAAAAGATGTTTTAGGAATTAGTGTTCCTGGAATGCCACTTGAAAGTCTTGGTATGGAGCAAGGAAGTGTGCCAGAAACTTATGATGTAGTTGCTTTTAAAGAGGACGGTTCAAGGGAAGTTGTTGCTACATATATAGGAAGTAAAAAAATTAAATAAATTATTCTTATTTAAAGTATGGTTAATCCATACTTTATGTTATACTGTCTTATATAAATTATACTTATGTTTTTTAATGCTTTTAATTCCATAGTTTAAATTAATTGATTTGTATCAAGGTGTTTTAAATAAAAATTAAATATTATAATAAAATTGATTTTAGTCTTAAAGGAGAAAATATGAACAGAAGAGATTTTATAAAATCAGCTGCTGCTTCTGCTGCCTGTGCTAGTGCTGGCATAAGTGTGCCTAGCGGTTTGTCAGCAAATGAGGGTGAAAAAGGTTGGCGATGGGACAAGGCAGCTTGTCGTTTCTGTGGGACTGGTTGTGGTATTATGGTTGCTACAAAGGGTGGCAAGATAGTTGCTGTAAAAGGGGACCCAGAAGCACCTGTAAATCGTGGCTTAAATTGTATTAAGGGTTATTTTAATGCAAAAATTATGTATGGTGAAGATCGTATAATTCATCCACTTTTGAGAGTAAACGAAAAAGGTGAGTTTGATAAAAAAGGTAAGTTTAAACAAGTTAGTTGGCAACAAGCTTTTGATGTTATGCAAACTCAGTTTAAAAAAGCATACGATGAGCTTGGACCTCACGGTATAGGTATATTTGGCTCAGGTCAATATACTATCCAAGAAGGATACGCTGCTGCTAAGCTTATGAAAGCTGGTTTTAGAAGTAACAATATAGATCCAAATGCTCGTCACTGTATGGCTTCTGCTGTTGTGGCTTTTATGCAAGTTTTTGGTGTTGATGAACCATCTGGCTGTTTTGATGATATAGAGCTAACAGATACTATAGTTACTTGGGGAGCAAATATGGCAGAAATGCACCCTATACTTTGGTCTAGGGTTAGCGATAGAAAGCTTAGTGACCCTGAAAAAGTAAAGGTCGTAAACTTAACCACTTACTCTACAAGAACTTCAAATTTAGCAGATATAGAGATAGTTTTCTCTCCATCTACTGACTTAGCTATTTGGAACTATATAGCAAGAGAGATAGTTTATAACCACCCTGAGATGATAGATATGGATTTTGTGCAAAAGCACTGCGTATTTACAACAGGTCCGGCTGATATAGGTTATGGTTTAAGAGATGATATAAAACACAAAAAATACTCTCCAAGTGAGCTAGATATAGCTTCAAAAGAAAAATCAAAAATAGTAAGTGAAGCTGAGGGTGTTACTCTTTCTTATCTTGGTTTAAAAGCTGGAGATACACTTGAAAATAAAAATACTAAAAAAGCTGGTAGTCACTGGCATATAACATTTGATGAGTTTAAAAAAGCACTTGAGCCTTATACGCTTGATTTTGTGGCTAAACTTGCAAAAGGAAATCCAAATGAAAGCATTGAAGAATTTAAAGAAAAGCTAAAAACTTTAGCTGATTTATATATAGAACAAAATCGTAAAGTTGTAAGCTTTTGGACTATGGGATTTAACCAACACCAAAGAGGCACTTGGGTAAATGAACAAGCCTATATGGTGCATTTCTTACTTGGCAAACAAGCCCTTCCTGGTTCTGGTGCATTTTCTCTTACAGGACAACCAAGTGCTTGTGGAACAGCTCGTGAGGTTGGAACATTTGTTCATAGGCTTCCCGCTGATATGGTTGTAGGAAATCCTAAGCATAGAGAGATCGCTGAAAAAATATGGAAACTTCCAAAAGGCACTATAAATAGTGTTGTTGGCTCTCACTATGTTAAGCTAATGAGAGATTTGGAAGATAGCAAGGTTAAGTTTGTATGGGTTCAGGTAAATAACCCTTGGCAAAATACAGCAAATGCAAACCACTGGATAAAAGCAGCAAGGGAAATGGATAACTTTATAGTTGTTTCTGACCCTTATCCTGGTATATCTGCTAAGGTTGCTGACCTTATCTTACCTACTGCGATGATATATGAAAAATGGGGTGCTTACGGTAACGCTGAGCGTAGAACGCAGCATTGGAGACAGCAAGTATTACCTGTAGGTGAAGCGATGCCTGATATTTGGCAAATACTTGAGTTTTCAAAGAGATTTAAAAT
This genomic window contains:
- a CDS encoding DUF411 domain-containing protein, giving the protein MKKIVLSSLVLVGLLQAQMIEVYKSPSCGCCSNWEKNMNQNGFETKEIKTDEIISIKSKYKVPLELSSCHTAVVDGYVVEGHVPADEIKSLLAKKPKDVLGISVPGMPLESLGMEQGSVPETYDVVAFKEDGSREVVATYIGSKKIK
- the napA gene encoding nitrate reductase catalytic subunit NapA; translation: MNRRDFIKSAAASAACASAGISVPSGLSANEGEKGWRWDKAACRFCGTGCGIMVATKGGKIVAVKGDPEAPVNRGLNCIKGYFNAKIMYGEDRIIHPLLRVNEKGEFDKKGKFKQVSWQQAFDVMQTQFKKAYDELGPHGIGIFGSGQYTIQEGYAAAKLMKAGFRSNNIDPNARHCMASAVVAFMQVFGVDEPSGCFDDIELTDTIVTWGANMAEMHPILWSRVSDRKLSDPEKVKVVNLTTYSTRTSNLADIEIVFSPSTDLAIWNYIAREIVYNHPEMIDMDFVQKHCVFTTGPADIGYGLRDDIKHKKYSPSELDIASKEKSKIVSEAEGVTLSYLGLKAGDTLENKNTKKAGSHWHITFDEFKKALEPYTLDFVAKLAKGNPNESIEEFKEKLKTLADLYIEQNRKVVSFWTMGFNQHQRGTWVNEQAYMVHFLLGKQALPGSGAFSLTGQPSACGTAREVGTFVHRLPADMVVGNPKHREIAEKIWKLPKGTINSVVGSHYVKLMRDLEDSKVKFVWVQVNNPWQNTANANHWIKAAREMDNFIVVSDPYPGISAKVADLILPTAMIYEKWGAYGNAERRTQHWRQQVLPVGEAMPDIWQILEFSKRFKIKDFWKETKLNDKVTLPDVLSEAKSMGYSEDDTLFDVLFANEEAKSFSADDDIMQGFDNTEVFGDSRKVIGSDGKEFKGYGFFIQKYLWEEYRKFGLGHGHDLADFDTYHRVRGLRWPVVDGKETQWRFNTKFDPYAKKAAPDEKFAFYGNKAAALSSGNLTGVTDKDKKSLANKAKIFFRPYMEPCEMPSEEYPFWLCTGRVLEHWHSGTMTMRVPELYRAVPEALCYMSEEDANKLGVEKNDIVWVESRRGKVKAKVELNGRNKPPMGLVYVPWFDENVFINKVTLDSTCPLSKETDYKKCAVKIYKA